Proteins encoded within one genomic window of Bos indicus x Bos taurus breed Angus x Brahman F1 hybrid chromosome 18, Bos_hybrid_MaternalHap_v2.0, whole genome shotgun sequence:
- the HSF4 gene encoding heat shock factor protein 4 isoform X7 — MQEAPAALPTEPGPSPVPAFLGKLWALVGDPGTDHLIRWSPSGTSFLVSDQSRFAKEVLPQYFKHSNMASFVRQLNMYGFRKVVSIEQGGLLRPERDHVEFQHPSFVRGREQLLERVRRKVPALRGDDGRWRPEDLGRLLGEVQAFRGVQESTEARLRELRQQNEILWREVVTLRQSHGQQHRVIGKLIQCLFGPLQAGSGSAGAKRKLTPTLSSRPSRRPRWASAALTGPGAPSSPTSRKTLLPLKEPGFPPPVVAGAPPPLPVAVVQAILEGKGSFSPEGPRNAQQPEPRGPREVPDRGPLDLERGGRSPDSLLPPMLLRAPPESVEPAGPLDVLGSSLQGREWTLMDLDMELSLLQPLVPEKGETELAVKGLNSPGPGKDSTLGAPLLLDIPAALGGPALSLPGALTIYSSPESRASYLGAGDNPSP, encoded by the exons ATGCAGGAAGCGCCGGCCGCGCTGCCCACGGAGCCGGGCCCCAGCCCAGTGCCTGCCTTCCTCGGCAAGCTATGGGCGCTGGTGGGCGACCCGGGCACCGACCACCTGATCCGCTGGAGCCCG AGCGGCACCAGCTTCCTCGTGAGCGACCAGAGCCGCTTCGCCAAGGAGGTGCTGCCCCAATACTTCAAGCACAGCAACATGGCAAGCTTCGTGCGGCAACTCAATATGT ACGGTTTTCGGAAGGTGGTGAGCATCGAGCAGGGTGGCCTGCTGAGACCCGAACGGGATCACGTCGAGTTCCAGCATCCGAGCTTCGTACGCGGCCGAGAGCAACTGCTGGAACGCGTGCGCCGCAAG GTGCCCGCGCTGCGCGGCGACGACGGCCGCTGGCGCCCCGAGGACCTGGGCCGGCTGCTGGGCGAGGTGCAGGCTTTTCGGGGAGTGCAGGAGAGCACCGAGGCGCGGCTGCGGGAACTCAGGCA GCAGAACGAGATCCTGTGGAGGGAGGTGGTCACCCTGCGGCAGAGCCACGGTCAACAGCATCGGGTCATCGGCAAG CTGATCCAGTGCCTCTTTGGGCCACTTCAGGCTGGGTCTGGGAGCGCAGGAGCTAAGAGGAAGCT GACCCCTACTTTATCCAGTCG CCCCTCCCGGAGACCACGCTGGGCCTCAGCAGCCCTCACAGGGCCAGGGGCCCCATCATCTCCGACCTCCCGGAAGACTCTCCTTCCCCTGAAGGAACCAGGCTTTCCCCCTCCAGTGGTGGCAGGAG CACCCCCACCGCTGCCTGTGGCTGTGGTGCAGGCCAtcctggaggggaaggggagctTCAGCCCTGAGGGGCCCAGGAATGCCCAACAGCCTGAACCAAGAGGCCCCAGGGAGGTTCCCGACAG GGGCCCTCTGGACCTGGAGAGGGGAGGCCGGAGCCCAGACAGTCTGCTGCCTCCAATGCTGCTTCGGGCCCCCCCTGAAAGTGTGGAGCCCGCAGGGCCGCTGGAT GTGCTGGGCTCCAGCCTCCAAGGGCGGGAATGGACTCTGATGGACTTAGACATGGAGCTGTCCCTG TTGCAGCCCTTGGTTCCAGAGAAGGGTGAGACTGAGCTGGCGGTTAAGGGGTTAAATTCTCCAGGCCCAG GAAAGGACTCCACACTCGGGGCACCACTCCTGCTGGACATCCCAGCGGCTTTAGGAGGCCCAGCCCTCAGCCTGCCCGGAGCTTTAACCATTTACAGCAGCCCTGAGAGCCGGGCCTCCTACCTGGGCGCGGGAGACAACCCCTCACCCTGA
- the HSF4 gene encoding heat shock factor protein 4 isoform X3, with protein sequence MQEAPAALPTEPGPSPVPAFLGKLWALVGDPGTDHLIRWSPSGTSFLVSDQSRFAKEVLPQYFKHSNMASFVRQLNMYGFRKVVSIEQGGLLRPERDHVEFQHPSFVRGREQLLERVRRKVPALRGDDGRWRPEDLGRLLGEVQAFRGVQESTEARLRELRQQNEILWREVVTLRQSHGQQHRVIGKLIQCLFGPLQAGSGSAGAKRKLSLMLDEGCPSPAKFNTCPLPGALLQDPYFIQSPLPETTLGLSSPHRARGPIISDLPEDSPSPEGTRLSPSSGGRREKGLALLKEEPASPGGEGEAGLALAPNECDFCVTAPPPLPVAVVQAILEGKGSFSPEGPRNAQQPEPRGPREVPDRGPLDLERGGRSPDSLLPPMLLRAPPESVEPAGPLDVLGSSLQGREWTLMDLDMELSLLQPLVPEKGETELAVKGLNSPGPGKDSTLGAPLLLDIPAALGGPALSLPGALTIYSSPESRASYLGAGDNPSP encoded by the exons ATGCAGGAAGCGCCGGCCGCGCTGCCCACGGAGCCGGGCCCCAGCCCAGTGCCTGCCTTCCTCGGCAAGCTATGGGCGCTGGTGGGCGACCCGGGCACCGACCACCTGATCCGCTGGAGCCCG AGCGGCACCAGCTTCCTCGTGAGCGACCAGAGCCGCTTCGCCAAGGAGGTGCTGCCCCAATACTTCAAGCACAGCAACATGGCAAGCTTCGTGCGGCAACTCAATATGT ACGGTTTTCGGAAGGTGGTGAGCATCGAGCAGGGTGGCCTGCTGAGACCCGAACGGGATCACGTCGAGTTCCAGCATCCGAGCTTCGTACGCGGCCGAGAGCAACTGCTGGAACGCGTGCGCCGCAAG GTGCCCGCGCTGCGCGGCGACGACGGCCGCTGGCGCCCCGAGGACCTGGGCCGGCTGCTGGGCGAGGTGCAGGCTTTTCGGGGAGTGCAGGAGAGCACCGAGGCGCGGCTGCGGGAACTCAGGCA GCAGAACGAGATCCTGTGGAGGGAGGTGGTCACCCTGCGGCAGAGCCACGGTCAACAGCATCGGGTCATCGGCAAG CTGATCCAGTGCCTCTTTGGGCCACTTCAGGCTGGGTCTGGGAGCGCAGGAGCTAAGAGGAAGCT GTCGCTGATGCTGGATGAGGGGTGCCCATCACCAGCCAAATTCAACACCTGCCCCTTACCTGGTGCCCTCCTGCAGGACCCCTACTTTATCCAGTCG CCCCTCCCGGAGACCACGCTGGGCCTCAGCAGCCCTCACAGGGCCAGGGGCCCCATCATCTCCGACCTCCCGGAAGACTCTCCTTCCCCTGAAGGAACCAGGCTTTCCCCCTCCAGTGGTGGCAGGAG ggagaagggcctggcacTGCTCAAAGAAGAGCCAGCCAGCCCAGGGGGGGAAGGCGAGGCCGGGCTGGCCCTGGCCCCAAACGAGTGTGACTTCTGCGTGACAGCACCCCCACCGCTGCCTGTGGCTGTGGTGCAGGCCAtcctggaggggaaggggagctTCAGCCCTGAGGGGCCCAGGAATGCCCAACAGCCTGAACCAAGAGGCCCCAGGGAGGTTCCCGACAG GGGCCCTCTGGACCTGGAGAGGGGAGGCCGGAGCCCAGACAGTCTGCTGCCTCCAATGCTGCTTCGGGCCCCCCCTGAAAGTGTGGAGCCCGCAGGGCCGCTGGAT GTGCTGGGCTCCAGCCTCCAAGGGCGGGAATGGACTCTGATGGACTTAGACATGGAGCTGTCCCTG TTGCAGCCCTTGGTTCCAGAGAAGGGTGAGACTGAGCTGGCGGTTAAGGGGTTAAATTCTCCAGGCCCAG GAAAGGACTCCACACTCGGGGCACCACTCCTGCTGGACATCCCAGCGGCTTTAGGAGGCCCAGCCCTCAGCCTGCCCGGAGCTTTAACCATTTACAGCAGCCCTGAGAGCCGGGCCTCCTACCTGGGCGCGGGAGACAACCCCTCACCCTGA
- the HSF4 gene encoding heat shock factor protein 4 isoform X6 — MQEAPAALPTEPGPSPVPAFLGKLWALVGDPGTDHLIRWSPSGTSFLVSDQSRFAKEVLPQYFKHSNMASFVRQLNMYGFRKVVSIEQGGLLRPERDHVEFQHPSFVRGREQLLERVRRKVPALRGDDGRWRPEDLGRLLGEVQAFRGVQESTEARLRELRQQNEILWREVVTLRQSHGQQHRVIGKLIQCLFGPLQAGSGSAGAKRKLTPTLSSRPSRRPRWASAALTGPGAPSSPTSRKTLLPLKEPGFPPPVVAGAPPPLPVAVVQAILEGKGSFSPEGPRNAQQPEPRGPREVPDRGPLDLERGGRSPDSLLPPMLLRAPPESVEPAGPLDVLGSSLQGREWTLMDLDMELSLSTTVLPLPKPQLPSPAASWGSLLQLQPLVPEKGETELAVKGLNSPGPGKDSTLGAPLLLDIPAALGGPALSLPGALTIYSSPESRASYLGAGDNPSP; from the exons ATGCAGGAAGCGCCGGCCGCGCTGCCCACGGAGCCGGGCCCCAGCCCAGTGCCTGCCTTCCTCGGCAAGCTATGGGCGCTGGTGGGCGACCCGGGCACCGACCACCTGATCCGCTGGAGCCCG AGCGGCACCAGCTTCCTCGTGAGCGACCAGAGCCGCTTCGCCAAGGAGGTGCTGCCCCAATACTTCAAGCACAGCAACATGGCAAGCTTCGTGCGGCAACTCAATATGT ACGGTTTTCGGAAGGTGGTGAGCATCGAGCAGGGTGGCCTGCTGAGACCCGAACGGGATCACGTCGAGTTCCAGCATCCGAGCTTCGTACGCGGCCGAGAGCAACTGCTGGAACGCGTGCGCCGCAAG GTGCCCGCGCTGCGCGGCGACGACGGCCGCTGGCGCCCCGAGGACCTGGGCCGGCTGCTGGGCGAGGTGCAGGCTTTTCGGGGAGTGCAGGAGAGCACCGAGGCGCGGCTGCGGGAACTCAGGCA GCAGAACGAGATCCTGTGGAGGGAGGTGGTCACCCTGCGGCAGAGCCACGGTCAACAGCATCGGGTCATCGGCAAG CTGATCCAGTGCCTCTTTGGGCCACTTCAGGCTGGGTCTGGGAGCGCAGGAGCTAAGAGGAAGCT GACCCCTACTTTATCCAGTCG CCCCTCCCGGAGACCACGCTGGGCCTCAGCAGCCCTCACAGGGCCAGGGGCCCCATCATCTCCGACCTCCCGGAAGACTCTCCTTCCCCTGAAGGAACCAGGCTTTCCCCCTCCAGTGGTGGCAGGAG CACCCCCACCGCTGCCTGTGGCTGTGGTGCAGGCCAtcctggaggggaaggggagctTCAGCCCTGAGGGGCCCAGGAATGCCCAACAGCCTGAACCAAGAGGCCCCAGGGAGGTTCCCGACAG GGGCCCTCTGGACCTGGAGAGGGGAGGCCGGAGCCCAGACAGTCTGCTGCCTCCAATGCTGCTTCGGGCCCCCCCTGAAAGTGTGGAGCCCGCAGGGCCGCTGGAT GTGCTGGGCTCCAGCCTCCAAGGGCGGGAATGGACTCTGATGGACTTAGACATGGAGCTGTCCCTG TCCACCACTGTTCTCCCTCTGCCAAAGCCCCAGCTCCCTTCCCCAGCTGCTTCCTGGGGTTCTCTTCTGCAGTTGCAGCCCTTGGTTCCAGAGAAGGGTGAGACTGAGCTGGCGGTTAAGGGGTTAAATTCTCCAGGCCCAG GAAAGGACTCCACACTCGGGGCACCACTCCTGCTGGACATCCCAGCGGCTTTAGGAGGCCCAGCCCTCAGCCTGCCCGGAGCTTTAACCATTTACAGCAGCCCTGAGAGCCGGGCCTCCTACCTGGGCGCGGGAGACAACCCCTCACCCTGA
- the HSF4 gene encoding heat shock factor protein 4 isoform X1 gives MQEAPAALPTEPGPSPVPAFLGKLWALVGDPGTDHLIRWSPSGTSFLVSDQSRFAKEVLPQYFKHSNMASFVRQLNMYGFRKVVSIEQGGLLRPERDHVEFQHPSFVRGREQLLERVRRKVPALRGDDGRWRPEDLGRLLGEVQAFRGVQESTEARLRELRQQNEILWREVVTLRQSHGQQHRVIGKLIQCLFGPLQAGSGSAGAKRKLSLMLDEGCPSPAKFNTCPLPGALLQDPYFIQSPLPETTLGLSSPHRARGPIISDLPEDSPSPEGTRLSPSSGGRREKGLALLKEEPASPGGEGEAGLALAPNECDFCVTAPPPLPVAVVQAILEGKGSFSPEGPRNAQQPEPRGPREVPDRGPLDLERGGRSPDSLLPPMLLRAPPESVEPAGPLDVLGSSLQGREWTLMDLDMELSLSTTVLPLPKPQLPSPAASWGSLLQLQPLVPEKGETELAVKGLNSPGPGKDSTLGAPLLLDIPAALGGPALSLPGALTIYSSPESRASYLGAGDNPSP, from the exons ATGCAGGAAGCGCCGGCCGCGCTGCCCACGGAGCCGGGCCCCAGCCCAGTGCCTGCCTTCCTCGGCAAGCTATGGGCGCTGGTGGGCGACCCGGGCACCGACCACCTGATCCGCTGGAGCCCG AGCGGCACCAGCTTCCTCGTGAGCGACCAGAGCCGCTTCGCCAAGGAGGTGCTGCCCCAATACTTCAAGCACAGCAACATGGCAAGCTTCGTGCGGCAACTCAATATGT ACGGTTTTCGGAAGGTGGTGAGCATCGAGCAGGGTGGCCTGCTGAGACCCGAACGGGATCACGTCGAGTTCCAGCATCCGAGCTTCGTACGCGGCCGAGAGCAACTGCTGGAACGCGTGCGCCGCAAG GTGCCCGCGCTGCGCGGCGACGACGGCCGCTGGCGCCCCGAGGACCTGGGCCGGCTGCTGGGCGAGGTGCAGGCTTTTCGGGGAGTGCAGGAGAGCACCGAGGCGCGGCTGCGGGAACTCAGGCA GCAGAACGAGATCCTGTGGAGGGAGGTGGTCACCCTGCGGCAGAGCCACGGTCAACAGCATCGGGTCATCGGCAAG CTGATCCAGTGCCTCTTTGGGCCACTTCAGGCTGGGTCTGGGAGCGCAGGAGCTAAGAGGAAGCT GTCGCTGATGCTGGATGAGGGGTGCCCATCACCAGCCAAATTCAACACCTGCCCCTTACCTGGTGCCCTCCTGCAGGACCCCTACTTTATCCAGTCG CCCCTCCCGGAGACCACGCTGGGCCTCAGCAGCCCTCACAGGGCCAGGGGCCCCATCATCTCCGACCTCCCGGAAGACTCTCCTTCCCCTGAAGGAACCAGGCTTTCCCCCTCCAGTGGTGGCAGGAG ggagaagggcctggcacTGCTCAAAGAAGAGCCAGCCAGCCCAGGGGGGGAAGGCGAGGCCGGGCTGGCCCTGGCCCCAAACGAGTGTGACTTCTGCGTGACAGCACCCCCACCGCTGCCTGTGGCTGTGGTGCAGGCCAtcctggaggggaaggggagctTCAGCCCTGAGGGGCCCAGGAATGCCCAACAGCCTGAACCAAGAGGCCCCAGGGAGGTTCCCGACAG GGGCCCTCTGGACCTGGAGAGGGGAGGCCGGAGCCCAGACAGTCTGCTGCCTCCAATGCTGCTTCGGGCCCCCCCTGAAAGTGTGGAGCCCGCAGGGCCGCTGGAT GTGCTGGGCTCCAGCCTCCAAGGGCGGGAATGGACTCTGATGGACTTAGACATGGAGCTGTCCCTG TCCACCACTGTTCTCCCTCTGCCAAAGCCCCAGCTCCCTTCCCCAGCTGCTTCCTGGGGTTCTCTTCTGCAGTTGCAGCCCTTGGTTCCAGAGAAGGGTGAGACTGAGCTGGCGGTTAAGGGGTTAAATTCTCCAGGCCCAG GAAAGGACTCCACACTCGGGGCACCACTCCTGCTGGACATCCCAGCGGCTTTAGGAGGCCCAGCCCTCAGCCTGCCCGGAGCTTTAACCATTTACAGCAGCCCTGAGAGCCGGGCCTCCTACCTGGGCGCGGGAGACAACCCCTCACCCTGA
- the HSF4 gene encoding heat shock factor protein 4 isoform X8: protein MQEAPAALPTEPGPSPVPAFLGKLWALVGDPGTDHLIRWSPSGTSFLVSDQSRFAKEVLPQYFKHSNMASFVRQLNMYGFRKVVSIEQGGLLRPERDHVEFQHPSFVRGREQLLERVRRKVPALRGDDGRWRPEDLGRLLGEVQAFRGVQESTEARLRELRQQNEILWREVVTLRQSHGQQHRVIGKLIQCLFGPLQAGSGSAGAKRKLSLMLDEGCPSPAKFNTCPLPGALLQDPYFIQSGSTSSSTYSPSRRPRWASAALTGPGAPSSPTSRKTLLPLKEPGFPPPVVAGAPPPLPVAVVQAILEGKGSFSPEGPRNAQQPEPRGPREVPDRGPLDLERGGRSPDSLLPPMLLRAPPESVEPAGPLDVLGSSLQGREWTLMDLDMELSLLQPLVPEKGETELAVKGLNSPGPGKDSTLGAPLLLDIPAALGGPALSLPGALTIYSSPESRASYLGAGDNPSP, encoded by the exons ATGCAGGAAGCGCCGGCCGCGCTGCCCACGGAGCCGGGCCCCAGCCCAGTGCCTGCCTTCCTCGGCAAGCTATGGGCGCTGGTGGGCGACCCGGGCACCGACCACCTGATCCGCTGGAGCCCG AGCGGCACCAGCTTCCTCGTGAGCGACCAGAGCCGCTTCGCCAAGGAGGTGCTGCCCCAATACTTCAAGCACAGCAACATGGCAAGCTTCGTGCGGCAACTCAATATGT ACGGTTTTCGGAAGGTGGTGAGCATCGAGCAGGGTGGCCTGCTGAGACCCGAACGGGATCACGTCGAGTTCCAGCATCCGAGCTTCGTACGCGGCCGAGAGCAACTGCTGGAACGCGTGCGCCGCAAG GTGCCCGCGCTGCGCGGCGACGACGGCCGCTGGCGCCCCGAGGACCTGGGCCGGCTGCTGGGCGAGGTGCAGGCTTTTCGGGGAGTGCAGGAGAGCACCGAGGCGCGGCTGCGGGAACTCAGGCA GCAGAACGAGATCCTGTGGAGGGAGGTGGTCACCCTGCGGCAGAGCCACGGTCAACAGCATCGGGTCATCGGCAAG CTGATCCAGTGCCTCTTTGGGCCACTTCAGGCTGGGTCTGGGAGCGCAGGAGCTAAGAGGAAGCT GTCGCTGATGCTGGATGAGGGGTGCCCATCACCAGCCAAATTCAACACCTGCCCCTTACCTGGTGCCCTCCTGCAGGACCCCTACTTTATCCAGTCG GGCTCAACCTCGTCTTCTACTTACAGCCCCTCCCGGAGACCACGCTGGGCCTCAGCAGCCCTCACAGGGCCAGGGGCCCCATCATCTCCGACCTCCCGGAAGACTCTCCTTCCCCTGAAGGAACCAGGCTTTCCCCCTCCAGTGGTGGCAGGAG CACCCCCACCGCTGCCTGTGGCTGTGGTGCAGGCCAtcctggaggggaaggggagctTCAGCCCTGAGGGGCCCAGGAATGCCCAACAGCCTGAACCAAGAGGCCCCAGGGAGGTTCCCGACAG GGGCCCTCTGGACCTGGAGAGGGGAGGCCGGAGCCCAGACAGTCTGCTGCCTCCAATGCTGCTTCGGGCCCCCCCTGAAAGTGTGGAGCCCGCAGGGCCGCTGGAT GTGCTGGGCTCCAGCCTCCAAGGGCGGGAATGGACTCTGATGGACTTAGACATGGAGCTGTCCCTG TTGCAGCCCTTGGTTCCAGAGAAGGGTGAGACTGAGCTGGCGGTTAAGGGGTTAAATTCTCCAGGCCCAG GAAAGGACTCCACACTCGGGGCACCACTCCTGCTGGACATCCCAGCGGCTTTAGGAGGCCCAGCCCTCAGCCTGCCCGGAGCTTTAACCATTTACAGCAGCCCTGAGAGCCGGGCCTCCTACCTGGGCGCGGGAGACAACCCCTCACCCTGA
- the HSF4 gene encoding heat shock factor protein 4 isoform X2 — protein sequence MQEAPAALPTEPGPSPVPAFLGKLWALVGDPGTDHLIRWSPSGTSFLVSDQSRFAKEVLPQYFKHSNMASFVRQLNMYGFRKVVSIEQGGLLRPERDHVEFQHPSFVRGREQLLERVRRKVPALRGDDGRWRPEDLGRLLGEVQAFRGVQESTEARLRELRQQNEILWREVVTLRQSHGQQHRVIGKLIQCLFGPLQAGSGSAGAKRKLSLMLDEGCPSPAKFNTCPLPGALLQDPYFIQSPLPETTLGLSSPHRARGPIISDLPEDSPSPEGTRLSPSSGGRREKGLALLKEEPASPGGEGEAGLALAPNECDFCVTAPPPLPVAVVQAILEGKGSFSPEGPRNAQQPEPRGPREVPDRGPLDLERGGRSPDSLLPPMLLRAPPESVEPAGPLDVLGSSLQGREWTLMDLDMELSLPQLPSPAASWGSLLQLQPLVPEKGETELAVKGLNSPGPGKDSTLGAPLLLDIPAALGGPALSLPGALTIYSSPESRASYLGAGDNPSP from the exons ATGCAGGAAGCGCCGGCCGCGCTGCCCACGGAGCCGGGCCCCAGCCCAGTGCCTGCCTTCCTCGGCAAGCTATGGGCGCTGGTGGGCGACCCGGGCACCGACCACCTGATCCGCTGGAGCCCG AGCGGCACCAGCTTCCTCGTGAGCGACCAGAGCCGCTTCGCCAAGGAGGTGCTGCCCCAATACTTCAAGCACAGCAACATGGCAAGCTTCGTGCGGCAACTCAATATGT ACGGTTTTCGGAAGGTGGTGAGCATCGAGCAGGGTGGCCTGCTGAGACCCGAACGGGATCACGTCGAGTTCCAGCATCCGAGCTTCGTACGCGGCCGAGAGCAACTGCTGGAACGCGTGCGCCGCAAG GTGCCCGCGCTGCGCGGCGACGACGGCCGCTGGCGCCCCGAGGACCTGGGCCGGCTGCTGGGCGAGGTGCAGGCTTTTCGGGGAGTGCAGGAGAGCACCGAGGCGCGGCTGCGGGAACTCAGGCA GCAGAACGAGATCCTGTGGAGGGAGGTGGTCACCCTGCGGCAGAGCCACGGTCAACAGCATCGGGTCATCGGCAAG CTGATCCAGTGCCTCTTTGGGCCACTTCAGGCTGGGTCTGGGAGCGCAGGAGCTAAGAGGAAGCT GTCGCTGATGCTGGATGAGGGGTGCCCATCACCAGCCAAATTCAACACCTGCCCCTTACCTGGTGCCCTCCTGCAGGACCCCTACTTTATCCAGTCG CCCCTCCCGGAGACCACGCTGGGCCTCAGCAGCCCTCACAGGGCCAGGGGCCCCATCATCTCCGACCTCCCGGAAGACTCTCCTTCCCCTGAAGGAACCAGGCTTTCCCCCTCCAGTGGTGGCAGGAG ggagaagggcctggcacTGCTCAAAGAAGAGCCAGCCAGCCCAGGGGGGGAAGGCGAGGCCGGGCTGGCCCTGGCCCCAAACGAGTGTGACTTCTGCGTGACAGCACCCCCACCGCTGCCTGTGGCTGTGGTGCAGGCCAtcctggaggggaaggggagctTCAGCCCTGAGGGGCCCAGGAATGCCCAACAGCCTGAACCAAGAGGCCCCAGGGAGGTTCCCGACAG GGGCCCTCTGGACCTGGAGAGGGGAGGCCGGAGCCCAGACAGTCTGCTGCCTCCAATGCTGCTTCGGGCCCCCCCTGAAAGTGTGGAGCCCGCAGGGCCGCTGGAT GTGCTGGGCTCCAGCCTCCAAGGGCGGGAATGGACTCTGATGGACTTAGACATGGAGCTGTCCCTG CCCCAGCTCCCTTCCCCAGCTGCTTCCTGGGGTTCTCTTCTGCAGTTGCAGCCCTTGGTTCCAGAGAAGGGTGAGACTGAGCTGGCGGTTAAGGGGTTAAATTCTCCAGGCCCAG GAAAGGACTCCACACTCGGGGCACCACTCCTGCTGGACATCCCAGCGGCTTTAGGAGGCCCAGCCCTCAGCCTGCCCGGAGCTTTAACCATTTACAGCAGCCCTGAGAGCCGGGCCTCCTACCTGGGCGCGGGAGACAACCCCTCACCCTGA
- the HSF4 gene encoding heat shock factor protein 4 isoform X5, with protein sequence MQEAPAALPTEPGPSPVPAFLGKLWALVGDPGTDHLIRWSPSGTSFLVSDQSRFAKEVLPQYFKHSNMASFVRQLNMYGFRKVVSIEQGGLLRPERDHVEFQHPSFVRGREQLLERVRRKVPALRGDDGRWRPEDLGRLLGEVQAFRGVQESTEARLRELRQQNEILWREVVTLRQSHGQQHRVIGKLIQCLFGPLQAGSGSAGAKRKLSLMLDEGCPSPAKFNTCPLPGALLQDPYFIQSPLPETTLGLSSPHRARGPIISDLPEDSPSPEGTRLSPSSGGRREKGLALLKEEPASPGGEGEAGLALAPNECDFCVTAPPPLPVAVVQAILEGKGSFSPEGPRNAQQPEPRGPREVPDRGPLDLERGGRSPDSLLPPMLLRAPPESVEPAGPLDVLGSSLQGREWTLMDLDMELSLLQPLVPEKGETELAVKGLNSPGPEGKASEALLPRRKEMTVSPC encoded by the exons ATGCAGGAAGCGCCGGCCGCGCTGCCCACGGAGCCGGGCCCCAGCCCAGTGCCTGCCTTCCTCGGCAAGCTATGGGCGCTGGTGGGCGACCCGGGCACCGACCACCTGATCCGCTGGAGCCCG AGCGGCACCAGCTTCCTCGTGAGCGACCAGAGCCGCTTCGCCAAGGAGGTGCTGCCCCAATACTTCAAGCACAGCAACATGGCAAGCTTCGTGCGGCAACTCAATATGT ACGGTTTTCGGAAGGTGGTGAGCATCGAGCAGGGTGGCCTGCTGAGACCCGAACGGGATCACGTCGAGTTCCAGCATCCGAGCTTCGTACGCGGCCGAGAGCAACTGCTGGAACGCGTGCGCCGCAAG GTGCCCGCGCTGCGCGGCGACGACGGCCGCTGGCGCCCCGAGGACCTGGGCCGGCTGCTGGGCGAGGTGCAGGCTTTTCGGGGAGTGCAGGAGAGCACCGAGGCGCGGCTGCGGGAACTCAGGCA GCAGAACGAGATCCTGTGGAGGGAGGTGGTCACCCTGCGGCAGAGCCACGGTCAACAGCATCGGGTCATCGGCAAG CTGATCCAGTGCCTCTTTGGGCCACTTCAGGCTGGGTCTGGGAGCGCAGGAGCTAAGAGGAAGCT GTCGCTGATGCTGGATGAGGGGTGCCCATCACCAGCCAAATTCAACACCTGCCCCTTACCTGGTGCCCTCCTGCAGGACCCCTACTTTATCCAGTCG CCCCTCCCGGAGACCACGCTGGGCCTCAGCAGCCCTCACAGGGCCAGGGGCCCCATCATCTCCGACCTCCCGGAAGACTCTCCTTCCCCTGAAGGAACCAGGCTTTCCCCCTCCAGTGGTGGCAGGAG ggagaagggcctggcacTGCTCAAAGAAGAGCCAGCCAGCCCAGGGGGGGAAGGCGAGGCCGGGCTGGCCCTGGCCCCAAACGAGTGTGACTTCTGCGTGACAGCACCCCCACCGCTGCCTGTGGCTGTGGTGCAGGCCAtcctggaggggaaggggagctTCAGCCCTGAGGGGCCCAGGAATGCCCAACAGCCTGAACCAAGAGGCCCCAGGGAGGTTCCCGACAG GGGCCCTCTGGACCTGGAGAGGGGAGGCCGGAGCCCAGACAGTCTGCTGCCTCCAATGCTGCTTCGGGCCCCCCCTGAAAGTGTGGAGCCCGCAGGGCCGCTGGAT GTGCTGGGCTCCAGCCTCCAAGGGCGGGAATGGACTCTGATGGACTTAGACATGGAGCTGTCCCTG TTGCAGCCCTTGGTTCCAGAGAAGGGTGAGACTGAGCTGGCGGTTAAGGGGTTAAATTCTCCAGGCCCAG AGGGCAAGGCGAGTGAAGCTCTCCTTCCCCGAAGAAAGGAGATGACCGTCTCTCCCTGCTGA